Proteins found in one Candidatus Diapherotrites archaeon genomic segment:
- a CDS encoding ribosome biogenesis/translation initiation ATPase RLI: MSLKRIAVIDHAKCFPDKCNWLCQRKCPVNRVGKDCITQNTSLFKAQISEELCTGCGICPKVCPFGAITIINLDVDFGNPIHSYGVNFFRLHKLPIPRAQNVVGIVGRNGTGKTTALRILSGQMPPNLGDYDQKPTYGGAVEAFRGKELQHVFSRLRDGTHTLSIKPQDVERIPRHFQGSVRELLHTISPEKTDATVHALGLENILDRGIEQLSGGELQKVALAVCGMKDATTYYIDEPSSFLDIRERLRIAGYIRGLLGNDRGVMVIEHDLILLDYLSDSIHLMFGEPAVFGVVSSVHPTREGINMYLDGYAKDENFRFRNHSITFMERGARDFTKTTPLIHWPSFKVKQGPFTLDAEPGHLGKNEVIGILGPNGIGKTTFIKALAGLLTPEEGVLPLHMPVAYKPQYVEPIPGMTVESYLRTRLTGAAREARHLLVEPLHLPSLYEKEMQTLSGGELQRVAIAGALGSDAPLILLDEPSANLDVEQRLQAAHAIRSIVDAFDKTALVVDHDLLFMDFVSDRLLLFDGEPSTHGNVRGPMGMEEGMNGLLSQLGITLRRDQHSKRPRINKPGSVKDTEQKKTGQYYYTK, encoded by the coding sequence ATGAGCCTCAAACGAATCGCCGTCATCGATCACGCGAAGTGCTTTCCCGACAAGTGCAACTGGCTCTGCCAGCGCAAATGCCCGGTGAACCGAGTGGGAAAGGACTGCATTACTCAAAATACCTCATTGTTCAAGGCCCAGATATCGGAAGAATTATGCACGGGCTGCGGCATCTGCCCAAAAGTATGCCCCTTCGGGGCCATCACCATCATCAACCTGGACGTGGATTTTGGAAACCCCATCCACTCCTATGGGGTTAATTTCTTCCGGTTGCATAAACTCCCCATCCCCCGCGCCCAAAACGTGGTGGGCATCGTGGGACGGAATGGAACGGGCAAAACCACCGCCCTCCGCATCCTATCAGGACAGATGCCTCCCAACCTGGGAGACTATGATCAAAAACCCACATATGGGGGAGCAGTGGAGGCCTTCCGCGGAAAAGAATTGCAGCATGTCTTCTCCCGCCTGCGGGATGGGACGCATACCCTTTCCATTAAACCCCAGGACGTAGAAAGGATCCCGCGACATTTCCAAGGGAGCGTGCGGGAATTGTTACACACCATTTCCCCAGAAAAAACGGATGCCACGGTGCACGCCCTTGGGTTAGAAAATATCCTCGACCGGGGTATTGAACAATTATCGGGAGGGGAACTCCAGAAAGTGGCCCTCGCCGTGTGCGGAATGAAGGACGCCACCACCTATTACATCGACGAACCATCCTCCTTCCTGGATATCCGGGAACGCTTACGCATCGCCGGCTATATCCGGGGCCTCCTTGGAAATGATAGGGGGGTTATGGTCATCGAGCACGACCTAATCCTATTGGATTACCTCTCGGATTCGATTCACCTCATGTTCGGTGAACCCGCTGTATTCGGGGTCGTTTCGAGCGTCCATCCCACGCGGGAGGGTATCAATATGTATCTCGATGGTTATGCTAAAGACGAAAATTTCAGGTTCCGAAACCATTCCATCACCTTCATGGAACGCGGAGCGCGCGACTTTACCAAAACAACCCCTCTCATCCACTGGCCATCCTTCAAAGTCAAGCAGGGCCCGTTCACATTGGACGCGGAACCAGGGCACCTGGGAAAGAACGAAGTGATTGGGATATTAGGACCGAATGGAATAGGAAAAACCACCTTCATCAAGGCCCTCGCGGGACTGCTCACTCCGGAAGAAGGAGTGTTGCCCCTGCACATGCCGGTGGCCTATAAACCCCAGTATGTGGAACCCATTCCTGGAATGACGGTGGAATCCTATTTACGAACCCGCTTAACGGGAGCGGCCCGGGAGGCCCGTCATTTACTCGTGGAACCCCTCCACCTTCCCTCATTGTATGAGAAGGAGATGCAAACCCTCTCCGGAGGAGAATTGCAGCGCGTGGCCATCGCCGGGGCATTGGGAAGCGATGCCCCGCTCATTCTATTGGATGAACCCAGCGCCAACCTTGATGTGGAACAGCGCCTCCAAGCCGCCCACGCCATCCGGAGCATCGTGGATGCGTTTGATAAAACCGCGTTGGTGGTGGACCATGATCTCCTCTTCATGGATTTCGTATCGGATAGATTACTCCTATTCGATGGCGAACCCTCCACCCATGGAAACGTTCGCGGACCCATGGGGATGGAGGAAGGGATGAATGGACTATTATCCCAATTAGGTATCACTCTGCGCCGCGACCAGCACTCCAAACGCCCCCGCATCAACAAACCGGGAAGCGTTAAGGATACCGAGCAAAAAAAGACGGGGCAATATTACTACACCAAATGA
- a CDS encoding mRNA surveillance protein pelota, with product MRILSLRPDEFSFKVECHSSDELRLVSQLIHPGDLVSGETDRLIKPKEVGQKPFRLKMFLSLKTNKVEVDAHSSQLRVTGSIESGSPGEFVELHAMHSLVFGVRQPIAVKKTRLPAHEIERLRQIEADSKKAKLVCVVLDDEEAVIVEVSGVGVKESARVKAYRSGKQYASQSKPDDYFSSIADILQHSPVGQMVIAGPGFTRQSLLAYLQERFPKGDKQFLSIPTHDTGMSGVKEAIASEAIAKAVGEYAMSRHAQAVDEVMRHLGKEDGLATYGFKQVEYAVEVGAASRVLVSQNLYDSNRERVDIILALAKRMGIPSPILDSDSDPGKQLDGLGGIAAILRYRVEHS from the coding sequence ATGCGTATCCTTTCATTGCGGCCAGATGAGTTTTCTTTCAAGGTCGAGTGCCATTCCTCGGACGAATTACGTTTGGTATCCCAGCTCATTCATCCGGGAGATTTAGTGAGTGGGGAGACGGATCGCCTCATCAAGCCCAAGGAGGTGGGGCAGAAACCCTTCCGGTTGAAGATGTTCCTCTCCCTCAAAACCAATAAGGTGGAGGTGGATGCTCATTCGTCCCAGCTCCGTGTCACCGGCTCGATCGAATCCGGCTCACCCGGAGAATTTGTTGAATTGCATGCCATGCATTCCCTGGTATTCGGGGTGCGTCAACCCATCGCGGTGAAAAAAACACGTTTGCCCGCTCATGAAATCGAGCGCCTACGTCAGATAGAAGCGGATAGCAAGAAAGCCAAATTGGTTTGTGTCGTGTTGGATGACGAGGAAGCCGTGATCGTGGAGGTTTCGGGGGTAGGAGTGAAAGAGTCCGCGCGGGTGAAAGCCTACCGATCGGGAAAGCAATATGCTTCCCAGTCCAAACCGGATGACTATTTTTCATCCATCGCGGACATCCTGCAGCATTCCCCTGTTGGTCAAATGGTCATTGCCGGGCCCGGTTTCACCCGACAATCCTTGCTCGCGTACCTTCAAGAGCGCTTTCCTAAGGGCGACAAACAATTCCTCTCTATTCCCACTCATGACACGGGGATGTCGGGGGTGAAGGAAGCCATTGCCTCGGAGGCCATCGCCAAGGCCGTGGGAGAATACGCGATGTCCCGGCACGCCCAGGCGGTGGATGAGGTGATGCGCCACTTGGGGAAAGAGGATGGGTTGGCCACCTATGGATTCAAGCAGGTGGAATACGCCGTGGAGGTGGGGGCGGCCTCCCGGGTGTTGGTTTCCCAAAACCTATACGATTCCAATCGGGAACGAGTAGACATTATTCTCGCGCTCGCCAAGCGCATGGGAATCCCTTCCCCCATCCTGGATTCGGACTCCGACCCGGGCAAGCAATTGGATGGTTTAGGGGGCATCGCGGCTATTTTGCGGTACCGGGTGGAGCACTCATAG